A genomic stretch from Leishmania infantum JPCM5 genome chromosome 25 includes:
- a CDS encoding putative casein kinase I, with the protein MASVSEKYQPTGKEVPFGGGRFLLSHRLGNGSFGDIFEGYDKKSHRIVAVKLERKKARYPQLSYESKVYRVLHQPPVGQNEVNPKQLFAEGSNHSVVNGGTAQGDSNNTPSNLPQSVNATAQQQRKSLEISIVVGIPQIYYFDSEGDYNIMVMEMCGPSLEDVFNYCHRRFSLKTVLMIADQLLHRIQYFHEKGFVHRDIKPENFVFGCRSKAHILYIIDYGLSKLYWEVKKNSHIPFAEGRPLTGTARYCSTNVHRGFEQSRRDDLESIGFLLIYFLRGNLPWQGIQAKDQQIKTIKIGETKIATPLEELCKGMPKEFLNYCQYCRSLSFTQKPDYDSLRRLFRDLGKRLGLTLPARDLPSGNFCAANRTGAKPSNPLAVPAMLSTDITSPTDSRLLSVVSESTVNSRRSHPFQTPSTVAAQVLPTLEDVDPMRGPYDWCFDWFCKRQMEVKRGMEEQSRQQRLETQMSAIASRNSELRLEDVSDVMNGSTQRDKNSAFGSKRPMFSSPLQPDRLRM; encoded by the coding sequence ATGGCCTCTGTATCCGAGAAGTATCAGCCGACTGGCAAGGAGGTCCCGTTTGGGGGAGGCCGCTTTCTTCTCAGCCACCGCCTCGGCAACGGCTCCTTCGGCGACATCTTCGAAGGCTACGACAAGAAGAGCCACCGCATCGTCGCGGTGAAGCTGGAGCGCAAAAAGGCGCGCTATCCGCAGCTGTCCTACGAAAGCAAGGTGTACCGCGTGCTGCATCAGCCCCCAGTGGGGCAGAATGAAGTGAACCCAAAGCAACTTTTTGCGGAGGGCAGCAACCACAGCGTTGTGAACGGTGGCACGGCGCAGGGCGACAGCAACAATACCCCATCCAACCTGCCACAGAGCGTCAACgccaccgcgcagcagcagcgcaaatCATTAGAGATCAGCATCGTTGTCGGCATTCCGCAAATCTACTACTTCGACAGCGAGGGCGATTACAACATCATGGTGATGGAGATGTGCGGCCCCTCGCTGGAGGACGTCTTCAACTACTGTCACCGTCGCTTCTCTCTCAAGACGGTGCTCATGATTGCtgatcagctgctgcaccgaaTTCAGTACTTTCACGAAAAAGGCTTCGTGCACCGCGACATCAAGCCAGAAAACTTCGTGTTCGGCTGCCGGTCCAAGGCGCACATCCTCTACATCATCGACTACGGGCTTTCCAAGCTGTACTGGGAGGTGAAGAAAAACAGTCACATCCCCTTTGCGGAGGGTCGCCCGCTGACCGGGACGGCGCGCTACTGCAGCACCAATGTGCACCGCGGCTTCGAGCAGAGCCGCCGTGACGACCTCGAGTCCATCGGCTTTCTCCTCATCTACTTTCTGCGAGGCAACCTGCCCTGGCAAGGGATCCAGGCGAAGGACCAGCAGATCAAAACCATCAAGATCGGGGAGACTAAGATTGCCacgccgctggaggagctgtgCAAGGGGATGCCAAAGGAGTTTCTCAACTACTGCCAGTACTGTCGTTCCTTGTCCTTCACACAGAAGCCGGACTACGACAGCCTGCGGCGCCTGTTCCGCGATCTAGGCAAGCGGCTCGGGCTGACACTGCCCGCGCGCGATTTGCCTAGTGGCAACTTCTGCGCAGCAAACCGCACTGGCGCGAAACCGTCCAACCCGCTCGCGGTGCCCGCCATGTTGTCCACCGATATCACATCCCCGACCGATTCGCGGCTGCTGAGTGTCGTGAGTGAGTCTACGGTGAAcagccggcgcagccatCCGTTCCAGACCCCCAGCACCGTCGCAGCGCAGGTCCTGCCGACTCTCGAGGACGTCGATCCGATGCGCGGCCCGTATGACTGGTGCTTCGACTGGTTCTGTAAGCGGCAGATGGAGGTCAAGAGGGGGATGGAGGAGCagtcgcggcagcagcggctcgaaACGCAGATGTCGGCTATCGCGTCTCGCAACAgcgagctgcgcctcgaGGATGTCTCCGACGTAATGAACGGATCGACGCAGCGCGACAAGAACAGCGCCTTTGGCAGCAAGCGTCCTATGTTCAGCAGTCCATTGCAGCCGGATCGCCTGCGCATGTAG